One part of the Paenibacillus antri genome encodes these proteins:
- a CDS encoding ribonuclease J, which produces MSKKSSEKVTIFALGGVGEIGKNMYVVQYANDIVVIDAGLKFPEEDMLGIDVVIPDISYLTENRDKVRGILVTHGHEDHIGGLPYILKHLNVPVYGTKLTLGLIEAKLKEANLLGETKRILIHPDTELNLGSITASFFRTNHSIPDSVGVALDTPEGLIVHTGDFKFDFTPVNQQYADLHRMAELGSKGVLCLLSESTNAERSGFTPSEKSVGQELVEVFRRAKQRVVVATFASNIHRVQQVFEAAMLTNRKVTVIGRSMVNVVTIANELGYLDIPEGMLIEPEEVNSLPADEVVILSTGSQGEPMSALTRMARSTHKKLDILPGDTVIIAATPIPGNERYVGRTVDELFRLGANVIYGPGTITGVHVSGHGSQEELKLMLNMMKPKYFIPIHGEYRMLKQHTNLAVSVGVERENTFILDIGDTVEIQNGIARRGSKIPAGNVLIDGLGVGDVGNIVLRDRKLLSQDGILVVVVTLSKQEGKIISGPDIISRGFVYVRESEGLLEEANKIVSNTLARLMGENVNEWASLKTQVRDALGRFLYEQTRRRPMILPIIMEV; this is translated from the coding sequence TTGTCTAAGAAGAGTTCTGAGAAAGTCACCATTTTCGCCCTTGGCGGCGTAGGCGAAATTGGTAAAAATATGTACGTAGTTCAATATGCCAACGATATCGTCGTCATCGACGCCGGTCTGAAGTTTCCGGAAGAAGATATGCTCGGCATCGACGTCGTCATCCCGGATATATCGTATTTGACCGAGAACCGGGACAAGGTGCGCGGGATTCTCGTAACGCACGGACACGAGGATCATATCGGAGGCTTGCCTTACATTTTGAAGCATCTGAACGTTCCGGTGTACGGTACGAAGCTGACGCTCGGCTTGATCGAAGCCAAGCTGAAGGAAGCGAATTTGCTCGGCGAGACGAAGCGCATTCTTATTCATCCCGATACCGAGCTGAATCTCGGCTCCATTACGGCATCGTTCTTCCGGACGAACCATAGCATTCCGGATTCGGTCGGCGTCGCGCTCGACACGCCGGAAGGCCTGATCGTCCATACGGGAGACTTCAAGTTCGACTTTACCCCGGTCAATCAGCAGTACGCCGATTTGCATCGGATGGCCGAACTCGGGAGCAAGGGCGTCTTATGTTTGCTGTCGGAGAGCACGAACGCGGAACGGTCCGGCTTCACGCCTTCGGAGAAGTCCGTCGGACAAGAGCTCGTCGAAGTGTTCCGGCGCGCGAAGCAGCGCGTCGTCGTCGCGACGTTCGCCTCGAACATTCACCGCGTGCAGCAGGTATTCGAAGCGGCGATGCTCACGAACCGGAAGGTGACCGTGATCGGCCGCAGCATGGTGAACGTCGTGACGATCGCCAATGAGCTCGGGTATTTGGACATTCCGGAAGGCATGTTGATCGAACCGGAGGAGGTCAACAGCCTACCGGCCGACGAGGTCGTCATCTTGTCTACGGGCAGTCAAGGCGAACCGATGTCCGCGCTGACGCGCATGGCGCGGTCCACGCATAAGAAGTTGGACATTCTTCCCGGAGATACGGTCATCATCGCGGCTACTCCGATTCCCGGCAACGAACGGTACGTCGGGCGCACGGTGGACGAGCTGTTCCGTCTCGGCGCGAACGTCATTTACGGTCCCGGCACGATCACGGGGGTTCACGTATCCGGACACGGCAGCCAAGAAGAGCTGAAGCTGATGCTTAACATGATGAAGCCCAAATATTTCATTCCGATTCACGGCGAGTACCGGATGCTGAAGCAGCATACGAATTTAGCGGTATCCGTCGGCGTCGAACGGGAGAATACGTTCATCCTCGACATCGGAGATACGGTGGAGATCCAGAACGGCATCGCGCGCAGAGGCAGCAAGATTCCGGCCGGCAACGTGCTGATCGACGGACTCGGCGTCGGCGACGTAGGGAACATCGTCTTGCGCGATCGGAAGCTTCTTTCGCAGGACGGCATTCTCGTCGTCGTCGTGACGCTCAGCAAGCAGGAAGGGAAGATTATTTCCGGACCGGACATCATCTCCCGCGGCTTCGTGTACGTCCGCGAATCCGAAGGCCTGTTAGAGGAAGCGAACAAGATCGTGTCCAACACGCTGGCTCGCTTGATGGGCGAGAACGTGAACGAATGGGCTTCGTTGAAGACGCAAGTCAGGGATGCACTCGGACGATTCTTATATGAACAAACCAGAAGAAGACCGATGATTTTGCCGATCATCATGGAAGTGTAA
- a CDS encoding ClpP family protease: MKTTKSEQPDPYGERKSTVVENITALGNPNPPTSEQSNLYCMTIIGQVEGHVVLPPQNKTTKYEHLIPQLVAAEQNTKIEGILIILNTVGGDVEAGLAIAEMIASLSKPTVAIVLGGGHSIGVPIAVSADYSFIAPTATMTIHPIRLTGLVISVPQTFEYLDKMQERVLRFIQSHSTVSEEKLKELMFKTGELTRDIGTTVIGQEAVNYGLINAVGGLGDAIRELNRRIEEQRAAKLKPEGNEGAPAGRLEH, encoded by the coding sequence ATGAAGACGACCAAATCGGAGCAGCCGGATCCGTACGGAGAACGAAAGAGCACCGTTGTTGAAAACATAACCGCCTTGGGCAACCCGAACCCGCCGACGAGCGAGCAGTCGAACCTGTATTGCATGACGATCATCGGTCAGGTCGAAGGCCATGTCGTGCTTCCGCCGCAAAACAAAACGACCAAGTACGAACATCTGATTCCGCAGCTCGTCGCCGCAGAGCAAAACACGAAGATCGAAGGCATTCTCATCATCTTGAACACGGTCGGAGGCGACGTCGAAGCCGGTCTCGCCATCGCGGAGATGATCGCGTCGCTTTCGAAGCCGACCGTCGCCATCGTGCTCGGGGGAGGCCATTCGATCGGCGTGCCGATCGCCGTCAGCGCCGACTATTCGTTCATCGCCCCTACGGCGACGATGACGATTCACCCGATCCGTCTCACCGGGCTCGTGATCAGCGTGCCGCAAACGTTCGAGTATTTGGACAAGATGCAGGAACGAGTGCTTCGCTTCATTCAGTCGCACTCGACCGTCTCCGAAGAGAAACTGAAGGAACTGATGTTCAAGACGGGCGAACTGACGCGGGACATCGGGACGACGGTCATCGGACAGGAAGCCGTCAACTACGGACTCATCAACGCCGTAGGCGGTCTAGGGGACGCGATCCGTGAATTGAACCGACGCATCGAGGAGCAGCGGGCGGCGAAGCTGAAGCCCGAAGGAAACGAAGGGGCGCCGGCGGGGAGGTTGGAGCATTGA
- a CDS encoding YlzJ-like family protein, producing the protein MIQYTPVPLEQVFQGIEDLRCPEEVVVGDMTLQVEMLAHGEAKVVRLISPRAEDYMNPAYMPGTVFRLTR; encoded by the coding sequence TTGATCCAGTACACTCCTGTCCCGTTGGAGCAGGTGTTCCAGGGCATCGAGGACTTGAGATGCCCGGAAGAGGTCGTCGTGGGCGACATGACGCTGCAGGTCGAGATGCTCGCGCATGGCGAAGCCAAGGTCGTTCGGCTCATCTCGCCGCGCGCCGAAGACTACATGAATCCGGCGTATATGCCGGGCACGGTGTTCCGTCTGACACGCTGA
- a CDS encoding FtsK/SpoIIIE family DNA translocase translates to MGKSSRKKRKKPLSSNLKYELYGILLLLFSVITLAREGSVGKSIAFLFRVLVGNLEPVLSIVLIYIAVYHFMIRRQWPSGWSVKASGIALFLLGWMVSLHNGLFGTLMPEGGYTGGWIVSQTWEVLKSHMTGGGLEFTADAGGGMIGGLAFAAIYVLFGTVGAMLIQFALYAIGILLFTGWSYVQIIGAVRRFVARLLGKLGRSTKETFQLLNDRGSASRGAAVTKRKAKPAKPDVALDDEFDEEHWKPDKPQKKTWFHKLSGFGDKPAEDAAARDDAEEEGVQPPIEEVVYRAPEVVSESTRAAPSAPEPVSEPEERHEPVFVDFLDQVRESVQRAAGYEPEPDPEPALVPAAPTVALAAGQAPGDDAGADLTDDALADALTPAAAAPPPKPYVLPPFHLLSRPGGGKGGESADTLARENARKLETTLESFGVRAKVLQVVRGPAVTRYEIQPDVGVKVSRIVSLTDDIALALAAKDIRMEAPIPGKSAIGIEVPNTEVSIVSLREVMETSAFHESDARLTIALGRDISGQPIVANLAKMPHLLVAGATGSGKSVCINGIITSVLYKAKPDEVKFLMIDPKMVELNVYNGIPHLLAPVVTDPRRASLALKKIVVEMEKRYEAFSKSSTRNIEGYNAQLIEKGETPLPYIVVIVDELADLMMVAAGDVEDAITRLAQMARAAGIHLIIATQRPSVDVITGVIKANIPSRIAFGVSSQVDSRTILDMAGAEKLLGRGDMLFVPVGASKAVRVQGAFLSDNEVEAVVTFCRDQEKAQYREELVPEIQESGEEDDDQLDELFDQAVVIVLEAKQASVSLLQRRMRIGYTRAARLIDQMEAKGVVGPYEGSKPREVLLSYEQYQGGRLSS, encoded by the coding sequence TTGGGGAAATCTAGTAGAAAAAAGCGCAAAAAGCCATTATCCTCCAACCTGAAATACGAATTATACGGCATCTTGCTGTTGTTGTTTTCCGTCATTACGCTGGCGAGGGAAGGGTCGGTCGGCAAGTCGATCGCGTTCCTGTTCCGAGTGCTTGTCGGCAATCTCGAACCCGTCTTGTCGATCGTGCTGATCTACATCGCGGTATACCACTTCATGATTCGCAGACAATGGCCGTCCGGTTGGTCCGTCAAGGCTTCGGGCATCGCGCTCTTTCTGCTCGGATGGATGGTCAGTTTACATAACGGTTTATTCGGAACGTTGATGCCTGAAGGCGGATACACGGGCGGTTGGATCGTCTCGCAGACGTGGGAAGTGCTGAAGAGCCATATGACCGGAGGCGGATTGGAATTTACGGCCGACGCCGGCGGCGGCATGATCGGCGGGCTCGCCTTCGCGGCGATTTACGTCCTGTTCGGCACGGTCGGCGCGATGCTGATTCAATTCGCGTTATACGCGATCGGCATTCTTTTGTTCACCGGATGGTCGTACGTGCAGATCATCGGCGCGGTGCGCCGCTTCGTCGCCAGGCTGCTCGGCAAGCTGGGCCGATCGACGAAGGAGACGTTCCAGCTGCTGAACGATCGCGGCTCGGCGTCGCGCGGAGCCGCCGTCACGAAGCGGAAGGCGAAGCCCGCCAAGCCGGACGTCGCGCTCGACGACGAGTTCGACGAGGAGCATTGGAAGCCGGACAAGCCCCAGAAGAAGACTTGGTTCCATAAGCTGTCGGGGTTCGGCGACAAGCCGGCGGAGGACGCCGCGGCCCGAGACGACGCCGAGGAGGAAGGCGTGCAGCCGCCGATCGAGGAGGTCGTCTACCGCGCGCCTGAGGTCGTCAGCGAATCGACGCGCGCGGCGCCATCGGCTCCCGAGCCGGTATCGGAGCCGGAGGAACGGCACGAGCCGGTCTTCGTCGACTTCTTGGACCAGGTTCGCGAGTCGGTGCAGCGTGCGGCCGGCTACGAACCGGAGCCCGATCCGGAGCCGGCGCTCGTCCCGGCGGCGCCGACCGTCGCGCTCGCGGCGGGACAAGCGCCCGGGGACGACGCGGGGGCGGATCTGACGGACGATGCGCTCGCGGACGCGCTTACTCCGGCGGCGGCAGCGCCGCCGCCGAAGCCGTACGTGCTGCCGCCGTTCCATCTGCTCTCGCGTCCCGGAGGCGGCAAGGGCGGAGAGTCGGCCGACACGCTCGCCCGCGAGAACGCACGCAAGCTGGAGACGACGCTCGAAAGCTTTGGGGTGCGCGCGAAGGTGCTGCAAGTCGTGCGAGGTCCGGCGGTGACCCGGTACGAAATTCAACCGGACGTCGGGGTGAAGGTCAGCCGCATCGTAAGCTTGACCGACGATATCGCGCTGGCGCTCGCGGCGAAGGACATTCGGATGGAGGCGCCGATCCCGGGCAAATCCGCGATCGGCATCGAGGTGCCGAATACGGAAGTATCGATCGTCTCTCTCCGCGAAGTGATGGAGACGTCCGCGTTCCATGAATCGGACGCTCGTCTCACGATCGCGTTGGGTCGCGACATTTCCGGCCAGCCGATCGTCGCCAACCTCGCCAAGATGCCGCACTTGCTCGTCGCCGGCGCGACCGGATCGGGCAAGTCCGTCTGCATTAACGGCATCATCACAAGCGTGCTGTATAAGGCGAAGCCGGACGAAGTGAAGTTCTTAATGATCGACCCGAAGATGGTCGAATTGAACGTGTACAACGGCATTCCGCATCTGCTGGCGCCGGTCGTGACCGATCCGCGCCGGGCGTCGCTCGCGCTGAAGAAGATCGTCGTCGAGATGGAGAAGCGCTACGAGGCGTTCTCGAAGTCGTCGACGCGGAATATCGAAGGCTACAACGCCCAGCTGATCGAGAAGGGCGAGACGCCGCTGCCGTACATCGTCGTCATCGTCGACGAGCTCGCGGACCTGATGATGGTCGCCGCCGGCGACGTCGAAGACGCGATTACGCGACTCGCGCAGATGGCGCGCGCGGCCGGCATTCACCTGATCATCGCGACGCAGCGTCCGTCCGTCGACGTCATTACCGGCGTCATCAAGGCGAACATTCCGTCGCGGATCGCGTTCGGCGTGTCGTCGCAGGTCGACTCCCGCACGATTCTGGATATGGCGGGGGCGGAGAAGCTGCTCGGACGCGGCGACATGCTGTTCGTGCCGGTCGGCGCTTCGAAGGCGGTGCGGGTCCAGGGCGCGTTCCTGTCGGATAACGAGGTCGAGGCGGTCGTCACGTTCTGCCGCGACCAAGAGAAGGCGCAATACCGGGAAGAGCTCGTCCCGGAAATTCAGGAGAGCGGCGAAGAGGACGACGATCAGCTGGACGAGCTGTTCGATCAGGCGGTCGTTATCGTGCTCGAAGCGAAGCAGGCGTCCGTCTCGCTGTTGCAGCGCCGCATGCGGATCGGATATACCCGCGCGGCCCGTCTTATCGATCAGATGGAGGCGAAGGGCGTCGTCGGGCCTTACGAGGGAAGCAAGCCGCGCGAGGTGCTTCTGTCGTACGAGCAATATCAAGGCGGTCGATTGAGCTCCTGA
- the sleB gene encoding spore cortex-lytic enzyme — MRTRLLLVTLCLVVGLAFAFQAKQRTADHSAEEAFSKTTLKYGAVGQDVRELQGRLKFLGYYNGAIDGDFGYSTLKSVKNFQWKFGMKADGIVGDSTKLKLYNATKNWRPGADTGGGATASKPKAESAGAAKQIQQSSHRGFSSNDLKMMANAVYGEARGEPYEGQVAVAAVILNRVDSASFPNTPSGVIFQPGAFTAVADGQIWLTPNESAMKAVQDALNGWDPSDGCLYYFNPVTATSKWIWTRPQYKQIGKHIFCR; from the coding sequence ATGCGAACTAGACTGCTCTTGGTTACGCTCTGTCTCGTCGTCGGGCTGGCCTTCGCTTTCCAAGCGAAGCAGCGAACCGCCGACCATAGTGCGGAGGAAGCGTTCAGCAAGACGACCTTAAAATACGGCGCCGTCGGGCAGGATGTTCGGGAACTGCAAGGCAGGCTCAAGTTCCTAGGGTATTATAACGGTGCGATCGACGGCGACTTCGGCTATTCGACGCTCAAGTCCGTCAAGAACTTCCAGTGGAAGTTCGGCATGAAGGCGGACGGAATCGTCGGCGATTCGACGAAGCTAAAGCTGTACAACGCTACGAAAAATTGGAGGCCCGGGGCCGACACGGGCGGCGGAGCGACCGCGTCGAAGCCGAAAGCGGAAAGCGCCGGCGCCGCGAAGCAGATTCAACAGTCGTCGCACCGGGGCTTCTCGAGCAACGACCTGAAGATGATGGCGAACGCGGTGTACGGCGAAGCTCGCGGCGAGCCTTACGAAGGGCAAGTCGCCGTAGCGGCCGTCATCTTGAACCGGGTGGACAGCGCGAGCTTTCCGAACACCCCGTCGGGCGTCATTTTCCAACCGGGCGCATTCACCGCGGTCGCCGACGGCCAAATTTGGCTGACGCCGAACGAAAGCGCGATGAAGGCCGTTCAAGACGCGTTGAACGGATGGGACCCGTCCGACGGGTGCTTGTACTACTTCAACCCGGTGACGGCCACGTCCAAGTGGATCTGGACAAGACCGCAATACAAACAGATCGGAAAACATATTTTCTGCCGGTAA
- the yfmF gene encoding EF-P 5-aminopentanol modification-associated protein YfmF: MGTTRFERDAVGGIRLHVLSTDRFKTTAVSVFVGTLLQESTVTSVALAPFVLRRGNASYPETKAFREALDDLYGAGFGFDIYKRGDYQIVNFRMDVIRNEFAAGGAPLLQQAIGFLGETLTQPALEDGRFLASYVEAEKHTVQKKLEAIVNDKGRYAAERCIEEMCKDEPYRLHPLGQKEDLAGITPESLYDSYQSWLAGAPIDVYVVGNTTIDEVKRLVQDAFAVRGNDAPTSYTSSRRTKRVTDVNTVIERMEVGQGKLNMGIRTPAAYAEPSYATALLYNGILGSFPHSKLFLNVREKESLAYYASSRLDGHKGIITISSGIEIDKYERAVEIIKKQLEAMRAGDISELEMNQTKAMISNHLREMNDSAYEMIGFDFNTVLSGKERTAESLLGEIERVSVPDIAAFAQDVQLDTVYFLRDRKED, translated from the coding sequence ATGGGAACGACACGCTTTGAACGGGATGCCGTCGGCGGCATCCGCCTGCACGTGCTCTCCACCGATCGCTTCAAGACGACGGCCGTCTCCGTCTTCGTCGGCACGCTCCTGCAAGAATCGACCGTCACGTCGGTAGCGCTGGCTCCGTTCGTCCTGCGTCGCGGCAACGCAAGTTATCCGGAGACGAAGGCGTTCCGAGAAGCGCTGGACGATCTATACGGCGCAGGCTTCGGCTTCGATATTTACAAGCGTGGCGATTACCAGATCGTCAACTTCCGTATGGACGTCATCCGGAACGAATTCGCTGCCGGAGGCGCGCCGCTGCTGCAGCAGGCGATCGGCTTTCTCGGCGAGACGCTGACGCAGCCGGCCCTCGAGGACGGCCGCTTCCTAGCCTCCTACGTGGAAGCGGAGAAGCATACGGTGCAGAAGAAGCTGGAGGCGATCGTCAACGACAAGGGACGGTACGCCGCGGAGCGCTGCATCGAGGAGATGTGCAAGGACGAGCCTTACCGACTGCATCCGCTCGGCCAGAAGGAAGATCTCGCGGGCATTACCCCCGAATCGTTATACGACTCGTACCAAAGCTGGCTCGCCGGGGCGCCGATCGACGTATACGTCGTCGGAAACACGACGATCGACGAGGTGAAGCGTCTCGTACAAGATGCGTTCGCGGTTCGCGGCAACGACGCGCCGACGTCGTATACGTCGTCCCGTCGAACGAAGCGCGTAACGGACGTCAACACCGTCATCGAACGGATGGAGGTCGGGCAGGGCAAGCTGAATATGGGTATCCGCACGCCGGCCGCTTACGCGGAGCCGAGCTATGCGACGGCATTGTTATATAACGGCATCTTGGGCAGCTTCCCGCATTCCAAGCTGTTCCTGAACGTACGGGAGAAGGAGAGCTTGGCGTACTACGCTTCGTCCCGACTGGACGGTCACAAGGGCATCATCACGATTTCGTCCGGCATCGAAATCGATAAGTACGAGCGGGCGGTCGAGATTATTAAGAAGCAGCTCGAGGCGATGCGCGCGGGCGACATTTCGGAGCTCGAGATGAACCAAACGAAGGCGATGATCTCGAACCATCTGCGCGAGATGAACGACAGCGCCTACGAGATGATCGGCTTCGATTTCAACACCGTACTGTCCGGGAAGGAACGGACGGCCGAGTCGCTGCTCGGCGAGATCGAGCGCGTCAGCGTCCCGGACATCGCCGCGTTCGCCCAAGACGTACAGCTCGACACCGTCTACTTCTTGCGCGACCGGAAGGAGGACTAA
- the yfmH gene encoding EF-P 5-aminopentanol modification-associated protein YfmH — MNKHEYPKVQETIYSETLDNGLTVYVLPKEGFSKTFATFSTKYGSVDNHFAVGDEPPVRVPDGIAHFLEHKMFEEPEGDVFATFASNGASANAYTSFDRTVYLFSATDRIRENVTTLLNFVQNPYFTDENVFKEKGIIGQEIKMYADQPDWRVYFGLIEAMYERHPVHIDIAGTVESIHEISKETLYQCYRTFYHPSNMTVFIVGGVDPQEMIDLVKENQAGKSFEPQGEIHRIFDEEPAGVRMKEKFVKLPVSIPKCLFGVKETKVGFYGAELLRRELATKLLFDMLFSPSSRLYQSLYDEKLITDSFGAEYNASEQYAFSVIGGDTRDPEALVARVREEVEAWKTSGIPEELFERTRRKKIGGFYRMLNSPEAIAGEFTKHRFRGTNVFDVLELYEQITLDEVEARLQEHFDWEQLSVCIVKSE, encoded by the coding sequence GTGAACAAACACGAATACCCGAAAGTCCAAGAAACCATCTACTCCGAGACGCTGGACAACGGTTTGACCGTCTATGTGCTGCCGAAGGAAGGTTTTTCGAAGACGTTCGCCACCTTTTCCACGAAATACGGCTCCGTCGACAACCATTTCGCGGTCGGCGACGAACCGCCGGTCCGGGTGCCGGACGGCATCGCGCATTTTCTGGAGCACAAGATGTTCGAGGAGCCGGAAGGCGACGTCTTCGCGACGTTCGCGTCCAACGGCGCTTCCGCGAATGCGTACACGAGCTTCGACAGAACGGTGTATTTGTTCTCGGCGACGGATCGCATCCGGGAGAACGTCACCACGCTGCTAAACTTCGTGCAAAACCCGTATTTCACGGACGAAAACGTCTTTAAGGAAAAAGGGATCATCGGCCAAGAAATCAAGATGTACGCCGATCAACCCGACTGGCGCGTCTACTTCGGCTTGATCGAAGCGATGTACGAACGCCACCCGGTTCATATCGATATCGCCGGCACGGTCGAGTCGATTCACGAAATCAGCAAGGAAACGTTGTATCAATGCTACCGAACGTTCTACCACCCGTCGAACATGACGGTGTTCATCGTCGGCGGCGTCGACCCGCAGGAGATGATCGACCTCGTGAAAGAAAATCAGGCGGGGAAAAGTTTCGAGCCGCAAGGCGAAATTCATCGCATCTTCGACGAAGAGCCGGCCGGCGTGCGGATGAAGGAGAAGTTCGTCAAGCTGCCGGTGTCGATCCCGAAATGCCTGTTCGGCGTAAAGGAGACGAAGGTCGGATTCTACGGCGCCGAGCTGCTCCGCCGCGAGCTTGCGACGAAGCTGCTGTTCGACATGCTGTTTAGCCCGAGCTCGAGACTGTACCAATCGCTCTACGATGAGAAGCTGATCACCGACAGCTTCGGCGCCGAATACAACGCCAGCGAACAATACGCGTTCTCCGTCATCGGCGGAGATACGAGAGATCCCGAGGCGCTCGTCGCTCGCGTGCGGGAAGAGGTCGAAGCGTGGAAGACGTCGGGCATCCCCGAGGAGCTGTTCGAGCGGACGCGCCGGAAGAAGATCGGCGGCTTCTATCGGATGTTGAATTCGCCGGAAGCGATCGCCGGGGAATTCACGAAGCATCGGTTTAGAGGCACGAACGTGTTCGATGTGTTAGAATTGTATGAGCAAATCACATTGGACGAAGTGGAAGCGCGATTGCAGGAGCATTTCGATTGGGAGCAGCTTTCCGTCTGTATCGTCAAAAGCGAGTGA
- the ymfI gene encoding elongation factor P 5-aminopentanone reductase, with protein MNKSLRETTVLVTGGSRGIGAAIAERFASVGMKVAIHYLEQHESANETARRCLRHGAEVLTATADLRSREQIERMQEKLEKHGMIPDIVVNNAGISHYGMLADATEADWDNVMDINLKGMFLCTQAFMPHMVSQKYGRIINVSSVWGIAGASCEVLYSTAKGGMNAFTKALAKELAPSGITVNAVAPGPVDTEMMSGFEAGEKERIAEDIPAGRFALPEEIASLVYFLALPESGYINGQIISPNGGWLT; from the coding sequence ATGAACAAATCTCTTCGAGAAACGACCGTCCTCGTGACGGGCGGCAGCCGCGGCATCGGAGCCGCGATCGCCGAACGGTTCGCCTCCGTCGGGATGAAGGTGGCGATCCACTATTTGGAGCAGCACGAGTCGGCCAACGAGACGGCTCGGCGCTGCCTGCGCCACGGCGCCGAGGTGCTGACGGCCACGGCCGATCTGCGGAGCAGGGAGCAGATCGAGCGCATGCAAGAGAAGCTTGAGAAGCACGGCATGATTCCGGACATCGTCGTCAACAACGCGGGCATCTCCCATTACGGGATGCTCGCGGACGCGACGGAAGCGGACTGGGATAACGTCATGGACATTAACCTGAAGGGCATGTTTCTGTGCACGCAGGCGTTCATGCCGCATATGGTGTCGCAGAAGTACGGCCGGATCATTAACGTTTCGTCCGTATGGGGCATCGCCGGCGCATCCTGCGAAGTATTGTATTCCACCGCGAAGGGCGGCATGAATGCGTTCACGAAGGCGCTTGCGAAGGAGCTTGCGCCGTCGGGCATTACCGTCAACGCCGTCGCCCCGGGGCCGGTAGACACCGAGATGATGAGCGGCTTCGAGGCGGGGGAGAAGGAACGGATCGCGGAGGATATTCCCGCGGGCCGATTCGCGCTGCCCGAGGAGATCGCCTCGCTCGTGTATTTCCTGGCGCTGCCCGAATCCGGGTACATTAACGGACAGATCATATCGCCGAACGGCGGATGGCTGACCTGA
- a CDS encoding DUF3243 domain-containing protein, which produces MSTTSVLSTYDKWKQFLGDRVKNARAAGMNDSTIQKLATDIGDFLANKVDPKNDEERVLKELWAVSDENEKKVMAGIMMKLVD; this is translated from the coding sequence ATGTCGACGACATCGGTATTGAGCACGTATGATAAATGGAAGCAGTTCCTAGGGGATCGCGTGAAGAACGCTCGCGCCGCAGGCATGAACGATTCCACGATCCAGAAGCTCGCGACGGACATCGGCGACTTCCTTGCGAACAAAGTCGATCCGAAGAACGACGAAGAGCGCGTGTTGAAGGAGCTTTGGGCGGTCAGCGACGAAAACGAAAAGAAAGTCATGGCCGGCATTATGATGAAGCTTGTCGACTAA
- a CDS encoding DUF3388 domain-containing protein codes for MEQKQWYMEYKIHKNRPGLLGDIASLMGMMAINIITINGVEDMTRGMLLQTDDDEKIEIMGKMLKKVDNITVTALRAPKLVDILAVRHGRYIERDSDDRKTFRFTRDELGLLVDFLGEVFKREGNQVIGLRGMPRVGKTESIIAGSVCANKRWTFVSSTLLRQTVRSQLSEDEFNPNNVFIIDGIVSTIRSNEKHYTLLQEIMEMPSTKVVEHPDIFVKESGFDMNRFDYIIELRNTPDEEISYESFTNNYEGF; via the coding sequence GTGGAACAGAAACAATGGTATATGGAATATAAAATACATAAGAACCGTCCGGGCTTGCTCGGCGATATCGCTTCCCTCATGGGCATGATGGCCATCAACATCATTACGATCAACGGCGTCGAAGACATGACGCGCGGCATGCTGCTGCAGACGGACGACGACGAGAAAATCGAGATCATGGGTAAGATGTTGAAAAAAGTGGATAATATAACCGTAACGGCGCTTCGCGCGCCGAAGCTGGTCGATATCTTGGCGGTGCGTCACGGGCGCTACATCGAACGCGATTCCGACGACCGCAAGACGTTCCGCTTCACGCGCGACGAGCTCGGACTGCTCGTCGACTTCCTCGGCGAGGTGTTCAAGCGCGAAGGCAATCAAGTGATCGGGCTTCGCGGCATGCCGCGCGTCGGCAAGACCGAGTCGATCATCGCCGGAAGCGTGTGCGCGAACAAGCGCTGGACGTTCGTCTCCTCGACGCTGCTGCGCCAGACGGTGCGAAGCCAGTTGTCCGAGGACGAATTCAATCCGAATAACGTGTTCATTATCGACGGCATCGTCAGCACGATCCGCTCGAACGAGAAGCATTACACGCTGCTTCAAGAAATTATGGAGATGCCGTCGACGAAGGTCGTCGAGCATCCGGACATTTTCGTGAAAGAGTCGGGTTTCGATATGAATCGCTTCGATTATATTATCGAGCTGCGCAATACGCCGGACGAAGAAATTTCGTACGAGTCGTTCACGAACAATTACGAGGGATTCTAA